The following proteins come from a genomic window of Solwaraspora sp. WMMA2065:
- a CDS encoding heparinase II/III family protein: protein MPAEPDPAAAAATAGPGPLARRWAALDPQLRTAALGRARQVYDIGGTGRAAWPHVDDVTERAIVAAAEADRGTAWPRLLLSDYARYWRDGVRTAYEQPAGGLRRRTATAALAAALHGQPYLDEAADGLLQLCEQTTWCWAAHEQFAADRRHVVPDVDRPYLDLGAAETVAVLAWADLILGATLDERTPGLRQRIRRETRARVIEPFLGSRDWHWLGLDGHLHNWNPWIHGHLLAAALFLVDDADIRTQVVDLVVDGLDRYLGSLPADGGCDEGYAYWWNGPARLAEALDLLDRVLDGRLDPWRWAPLPQLARYPHRMALGGGWYVNVGDGPARPSDAQPWQVLHRWGRATGDRQVIDFAASHRTLGEPAVTVAAGLGRAVRGLTDSRWFTQPPTAPPLPVTTWLPDLQLLVSRERAGSSAGLTVAVKGGHNDENHNHNDVGSYLVALDGCPVLVDLGQPTYTAISFTDRRYEQWVTRSQWHNLPVVGGHGQAAGRDFRASAVAVDTGADADALRLDLAGAYPPEAGCRSWRRQVRLDRRRSTVTVTERWRVDDPTGLRLHHVLAGEPLAHVAGRLAVRALAGGILMLTWEPQLGAGRLDRQPVDDPLLRDVWGDAVHRLVLTLPAQRTGSVTVTVSGGPE, encoded by the coding sequence GTGCCGGCTGAGCCAGACCCGGCGGCAGCAGCGGCAACGGCCGGGCCCGGACCGCTCGCCCGTCGGTGGGCGGCGCTGGACCCGCAGCTGCGGACGGCAGCGCTCGGCCGGGCACGGCAGGTGTACGACATCGGCGGCACCGGCCGGGCGGCCTGGCCGCACGTCGACGACGTCACCGAGCGGGCCATCGTGGCCGCCGCCGAGGCCGACCGGGGCACCGCCTGGCCCCGACTGCTGCTGTCCGACTACGCCCGCTACTGGCGCGACGGGGTCCGGACAGCGTACGAGCAGCCCGCCGGTGGGCTGCGGCGGCGTACCGCCACAGCCGCGCTGGCCGCCGCGCTGCACGGCCAGCCCTACCTCGACGAGGCCGCCGACGGGCTGCTGCAGCTCTGCGAGCAGACCACCTGGTGCTGGGCCGCGCACGAGCAGTTTGCCGCCGACCGCCGGCACGTGGTGCCCGACGTCGACCGGCCGTACCTGGACCTCGGGGCCGCCGAGACGGTGGCCGTGCTTGCCTGGGCCGACCTGATCCTCGGCGCGACGCTCGACGAGCGCACCCCGGGGCTGCGCCAGCGGATCCGCCGGGAGACCCGCGCCCGGGTGATCGAGCCGTTCCTGGGCAGCCGTGACTGGCACTGGCTCGGCCTGGACGGGCACCTGCACAACTGGAACCCGTGGATCCACGGCCATCTGCTGGCCGCCGCGTTGTTCCTGGTCGACGACGCGGACATTCGGACCCAGGTGGTCGACCTTGTCGTCGACGGGCTCGACCGCTACCTCGGCTCGCTGCCCGCCGACGGCGGCTGCGACGAAGGGTACGCGTACTGGTGGAACGGCCCGGCCCGGCTGGCCGAAGCGCTCGACCTGCTCGACCGGGTCCTCGACGGGCGGTTGGATCCGTGGCGGTGGGCGCCGCTGCCGCAGCTGGCCCGCTACCCGCACCGGATGGCCCTCGGCGGCGGCTGGTACGTCAACGTCGGCGACGGCCCGGCCCGGCCGAGCGACGCGCAGCCGTGGCAGGTCCTGCACCGCTGGGGCCGGGCCACCGGCGACCGGCAGGTGATCGACTTCGCGGCCAGTCACCGTACCCTGGGCGAACCGGCCGTGACGGTCGCCGCCGGGCTGGGCCGGGCGGTACGCGGGCTGACGGATTCGCGGTGGTTCACCCAACCACCGACCGCTCCGCCGCTGCCGGTCACCACCTGGCTGCCCGACCTGCAACTACTGGTCAGCCGGGAACGGGCCGGCAGCTCGGCCGGGCTGACCGTCGCGGTCAAGGGTGGGCACAACGACGAGAACCACAACCACAACGACGTCGGCTCGTACCTCGTCGCCCTGGACGGGTGCCCGGTGCTGGTCGACCTCGGCCAGCCCACCTACACCGCGATCTCGTTCACCGACCGCCGGTACGAACAGTGGGTCACCCGCAGCCAGTGGCACAACCTGCCGGTCGTCGGCGGTCACGGTCAGGCCGCGGGCCGCGACTTCCGGGCGTCGGCGGTCGCCGTCGACACCGGTGCCGACGCCGACGCGCTGCGCCTCGACCTGGCTGGTGCCTACCCGCCGGAGGCCGGCTGTCGGTCCTGGCGGCGGCAGGTGCGGCTGGACCGACGCCGGTCGACGGTGACCGTCACCGAGCGGTGGCGCGTCGACGACCCGACCGGGCTGCGGCTGCACCACGTCCTCGCCGGCGAGCCGCTGGCCCACGTCGCCGGGCGGCTCGCCGTACGGGCCCTGGCCGGCGGGATCCTCATGCTGACCTGGGAACCGCAGCTCGGTGCCGGTCGGCTGGACCGGCAGCCGGTCGACGACCCGCTGCTGCGCGACGTCTGGGGCGACGCCGTGCACCGGCTGGTGCTCACCCTGCCGGCCCAGCGGACCGGCTCCGTCACCGTGACCGTCTCCGGAGGTCCCGAATGA
- a CDS encoding DUF2264 domain-containing protein yields MNADDQAAEEQIADDRRLSPYTGYTRAHWGAAADRMLLALRPYASPDHARIDLPGRPSAYGPDSDSLEAFARSFLLAAVRLRGEAGADPHGLADWYAAGLRAGTDPTSPTAWPRPDRLDQAKVEACSIALGLHLTRPWLWDRLDEATRQRTVDWLGSVVGQRYPPINWVWFQIVVETFLRSVGGPWSTEDIESGLRVHESLYRADGWYSDGPERSYDHYVGWALHVYPLLWADQAGELCPDGLRQAWRQRLAAFLDDAVRLIGADGSPLMQGRSLAYRFAAAAPLWVGAMTGATEVAPGVLRRAASGMLRHFHDHGAPDRRGLLPIGWHHEWPAMAQSYSGPGSPYWAAKGMLGLALPADHPVWTATEQPLPVERADLLVAVPTPGWLVTGTRRDGVVRVVNHGTDHSVPGDERADSPLYARLGYSTATMPPLTGATVGDPSDNSVAVVDATGRRSHRNGFVTVDCRLVDGVGWAVSRADAHWVDTDDDAGPDHGSGRRGRLRRGPVVTVASAVRGPTEVRLARVDSADGLDGGTGLEFSGWPVAGDVPPPARTGDDPPVSVVAGAAVTSRLVGLTGFEHALVRRERGTSPLGDQVAVPVLRTAAAPTPGRVYVAAVTLTGAGGDPADAAVPVVTVTAGGAGDSVDIRWPDGHASTLLLPAAPG; encoded by the coding sequence ATGAACGCCGATGACCAGGCTGCCGAGGAGCAGATCGCCGACGACCGGCGGCTGTCCCCGTACACCGGTTACACCCGCGCGCACTGGGGGGCGGCCGCCGACCGGATGCTGCTGGCGCTGCGTCCGTACGCCTCGCCCGACCACGCCCGGATCGACCTGCCCGGCCGGCCGAGCGCCTACGGCCCGGACAGCGACTCGCTGGAGGCGTTCGCCCGGTCGTTCCTGCTGGCGGCGGTGCGGCTACGCGGCGAGGCCGGCGCCGACCCGCACGGGCTGGCCGACTGGTACGCCGCCGGGCTGCGCGCCGGCACCGACCCGACCTCGCCGACCGCCTGGCCCCGCCCCGACCGGCTGGACCAGGCCAAGGTCGAAGCCTGCTCGATCGCGCTCGGGCTGCACCTGACCCGCCCCTGGCTGTGGGACCGGCTCGACGAGGCGACCCGGCAGCGGACCGTCGACTGGCTCGGCAGCGTCGTCGGGCAGCGGTACCCGCCGATCAACTGGGTGTGGTTCCAGATCGTCGTGGAGACCTTCCTGCGCTCGGTCGGCGGCCCCTGGTCGACTGAGGACATCGAATCCGGGCTGCGGGTGCACGAGTCGCTGTACCGGGCCGACGGCTGGTACTCCGACGGACCGGAGCGGTCCTACGACCACTACGTCGGCTGGGCGTTGCACGTCTATCCGCTGCTCTGGGCCGACCAGGCCGGTGAGCTGTGCCCCGACGGGCTGCGTCAGGCGTGGCGTCAGCGGCTCGCGGCGTTCCTCGACGACGCGGTCCGGCTGATCGGGGCCGACGGGTCGCCGCTGATGCAGGGCCGCAGCCTGGCGTACCGGTTCGCGGCGGCCGCACCGCTGTGGGTCGGGGCGATGACCGGCGCGACCGAGGTGGCGCCGGGGGTGTTGCGCCGGGCGGCGAGCGGGATGCTGCGTCACTTTCACGACCACGGGGCACCGGACCGGCGTGGCCTGCTGCCCATCGGCTGGCACCATGAATGGCCGGCGATGGCCCAGTCGTACTCGGGGCCCGGGTCGCCGTACTGGGCGGCGAAGGGGATGCTGGGGCTGGCCCTGCCGGCCGATCATCCGGTGTGGACGGCGACCGAACAGCCGTTGCCGGTCGAGCGGGCGGACCTGCTGGTGGCGGTGCCGACGCCGGGCTGGCTGGTCACCGGCACCCGCCGTGACGGTGTGGTCCGGGTGGTCAACCACGGCACCGACCACTCGGTGCCCGGCGACGAGCGCGCCGACTCGCCGCTGTACGCCCGGCTCGGCTATTCGACGGCGACGATGCCGCCGCTGACCGGGGCCACCGTTGGCGACCCGTCGGACAATTCGGTCGCCGTCGTCGACGCGACGGGCCGGCGCAGTCACCGCAACGGGTTCGTGACGGTCGACTGCCGGCTGGTCGACGGGGTCGGTTGGGCGGTGTCGCGGGCCGACGCCCACTGGGTCGACACCGACGATGACGCCGGCCCGGACCACGGGTCCGGCCGGCGGGGCCGGCTGCGCCGGGGCCCGGTGGTGACGGTGGCCTCGGCGGTGCGCGGCCCGACCGAGGTGCGGCTGGCCCGGGTCGACTCCGCCGACGGTCTCGACGGCGGCACCGGGCTGGAGTTCAGCGGCTGGCCGGTCGCCGGTGACGTACCGCCGCCGGCGCGTACCGGCGACGACCCGCCGGTGTCCGTCGTGGCCGGTGCCGCGGTGACGTCCCGGCTGGTCGGCCTGACCGGCTTCGAGCATGCGCTGGTACGCCGCGAGCGGGGTACCTCGCCGCTGGGTGATCAGGTGGCGGTGCCGGTGTTGCGGACCGCCGCCGCGCCGACACCCGGCCGGGTGTACGTCGCCGCCGTGACCCTGACCGGCGCCGGGGGAGACCCGGCCGACGCGGCGGTGCCGGTGGTGACGGTGACGGCCGGCGGCGCGGGCGACTCGGTCGACATCCGCTGGCCGGACGGTCACGCCTCGACGCTGCTGCTGCCGGCCGCGCCGGGGTGA
- a CDS encoding TIM barrel protein codes for MPATSPKIHSGMCSVTLRQQPASAVLDVAARAGLRRVEWGADVHVPPGDTRTATSVRDAGLDRGVGVASYGSYFRAGSDPDEDFPAVLASAVALGAPRIRIWAGTLGSAQASADERRAVVTATRAAAHLAADAGVTLAFEYHSGTLTDTAESTLRLLADVDHPAVRTYWQPPLDLPDAAAVDDLRQVMPWVDAVHVFSWWPGYQRLPLTARDRLWRDVLAELRGTGRDFDTLLEFVIDDDPDRVAIEAATLTRLITTDRRAG; via the coding sequence GTGCCGGCGACCAGTCCGAAGATCCACAGCGGCATGTGTTCCGTCACCCTGCGGCAGCAGCCGGCTTCGGCAGTGCTGGACGTCGCCGCACGGGCCGGCCTGCGTCGCGTCGAATGGGGCGCCGACGTGCACGTACCGCCGGGTGACACCCGCACCGCGACCTCGGTGCGCGACGCCGGCCTGGACCGGGGCGTCGGGGTCGCCTCCTACGGCTCCTACTTCCGGGCCGGCTCCGACCCGGACGAGGACTTTCCGGCCGTACTCGCCAGCGCGGTCGCGCTCGGCGCACCCCGGATCCGGATCTGGGCCGGCACGCTCGGCTCCGCGCAGGCCAGCGCCGACGAGCGCCGCGCGGTCGTGACCGCCACCCGGGCCGCCGCGCATCTGGCCGCCGACGCCGGCGTCACCCTCGCCTTCGAATACCACTCCGGCACGTTGACCGACACCGCCGAGTCGACGCTGCGGCTGCTCGCCGACGTCGACCATCCGGCGGTACGCACGTACTGGCAGCCGCCGCTCGACCTGCCCGACGCCGCCGCCGTCGACGACCTGCGGCAGGTGATGCCCTGGGTCGACGCGGTGCATGTCTTCTCCTGGTGGCCCGGCTACCAGCGGCTGCCGTTGACCGCCCGCGATCGACTCTGGCGCGACGTTCTCGCCGAGCTGCGCGGTACCGGCCGCGACTTTGACACCCTGCTGGAGTTCGTGATCGACGACGATCCCGACCGGGTCGCGATCGAAGCGGCGACGCTGACCCGACTGATCACAACGGACCGTCGTGCCGGCTGA
- a CDS encoding LacI family DNA-binding transcriptional regulator: MPADRMFNLQRRERLLEELRRHGSVRVADLAPLLGVSELTVRRDIAALAESNLLTRVHGGATLPTQLGPAPRRPRVAPTRFTIGMVVPSLDYYWPQIVTGARSAAASLGVHIQLRGSSYDPTEDRRQITRLIDAQQVQGLLLAPSLDTDGTADMIAWIGNLPVPTILVERQAPRWTPTLRQLEWVRSDHALGLEMAVRHLHEHGHRRIGLVLSKGSPTSAHLAQGWALACADLGLPADLVIREAVALDSPGHRGIIGDVLRRCRREGVTALIVHGDPDAMSVAQYCAEQGVPIPDQLALVSYDDEVAHLAEPALSSVRPPKSQVGRVAVELMVARLVEGRRRPVQRVLITPELVIRDSSTPRPTR, translated from the coding sequence TGCTCGGGGTCAGCGAGCTGACCGTCCGGCGCGACATCGCCGCCCTGGCCGAGAGCAACCTGCTGACCAGGGTGCACGGTGGCGCCACGCTGCCCACCCAGCTCGGGCCCGCACCGCGACGGCCCCGGGTGGCACCGACCCGGTTCACCATCGGCATGGTCGTGCCGTCACTGGACTACTACTGGCCGCAGATCGTCACCGGCGCCCGCAGCGCCGCCGCCTCGCTCGGCGTGCACATCCAGCTGCGCGGGTCGAGCTACGACCCGACCGAGGACCGCCGGCAGATCACCCGGCTGATCGACGCGCAGCAGGTGCAGGGTCTGCTGCTGGCACCCAGCCTGGACACCGACGGCACCGCCGACATGATCGCCTGGATCGGCAACCTGCCGGTGCCGACGATCCTGGTGGAACGGCAGGCCCCCCGGTGGACCCCGACCCTGCGCCAGCTCGAATGGGTCCGCAGCGACCACGCCCTCGGCCTGGAGATGGCCGTACGGCACCTGCACGAACACGGTCACCGCCGGATCGGGCTGGTGCTGTCCAAGGGCAGCCCCACCTCCGCCCACCTCGCCCAGGGCTGGGCGCTGGCCTGTGCGGACCTCGGCCTGCCCGCCGACCTGGTCATCCGGGAGGCGGTCGCGTTGGACTCCCCGGGGCACCGGGGGATCATCGGCGACGTGCTGCGGCGGTGCCGCCGCGAAGGCGTCACCGCGCTGATCGTGCACGGCGACCCGGACGCCATGTCGGTCGCGCAGTACTGCGCCGAGCAGGGCGTGCCGATCCCCGACCAGCTCGCCCTGGTCTCCTACGACGACGAGGTGGCACACCTGGCCGAGCCGGCGCTCAGTTCCGTCCGCCCACCGAAGAGCCAGGTGGGCCGGGTGGCGGTCGAGCTGATGGTGGCCCGGCTGGTCGAGGGCCGACGCCGCCCCGTGCAACGGGTGCTGATCACCCCCGAACTGGTGATCCGTGACTCGTCCACGCCCCGGCCGACCCGCTGA
- a CDS encoding helix-turn-helix transcriptional regulator codes for MDTFGSRLRTFRERSGKTRAVLGGLVGRSAEWVKALESGRLLTPRLPMLLRLAEVLDIDDLSVLTGDQSLPVASVTRAGHPAIDSIAAAMHRTTLPVGDPLAAAALRARVDQAWIAWHHASAERTAVAALLPRLLVDARLAARLLDGADRRQAATELARVYHLVQLYAAHQPQPQLVWLAADRAMLAAQDADDPGAIAAAAWYYAHVYRSDGQPDAAEQVLVDALDLLDGSGGDDQLARWGQLQLGLALGHARAGRAGQAWRYWDSADSVARRLGTGYVHPWLMFGSVVVDAFGVTIGIDLARPGEAVRRATGVDYSALPSRTRRSGGLIDAARAHLMRRDEVAVVHLLGRALRESVETVRHQPHARGMAMELVGRTGVVGEDARELALAMGIDW; via the coding sequence ATGGATACGTTCGGATCACGGCTGCGGACATTTCGCGAACGCAGCGGTAAGACCCGGGCCGTGCTCGGCGGCCTCGTCGGCCGTAGTGCCGAGTGGGTCAAGGCCCTCGAATCCGGTCGGTTGCTTACCCCCCGGCTGCCGATGCTGCTGCGGCTCGCGGAAGTCCTGGACATCGACGACCTGTCCGTGCTGACGGGAGATCAGTCTCTTCCTGTAGCCTCAGTCACCCGTGCCGGCCACCCCGCCATCGACAGCATTGCTGCGGCAATGCACCGAACCACCCTTCCGGTCGGTGATCCGTTGGCGGCCGCTGCCCTTCGTGCTCGGGTGGACCAGGCGTGGATCGCCTGGCATCACGCCAGTGCTGAGCGGACTGCGGTTGCCGCGCTGCTGCCCAGGCTCCTTGTCGATGCCCGGCTCGCGGCACGTCTTCTCGACGGCGCCGATCGTCGACAGGCTGCGACCGAACTGGCTCGGGTCTACCATCTGGTGCAGTTGTACGCGGCGCACCAGCCACAGCCACAGCTGGTCTGGTTGGCGGCCGACCGGGCGATGCTGGCTGCCCAGGATGCGGACGACCCTGGCGCGATAGCTGCTGCCGCCTGGTATTACGCCCACGTGTATCGCTCCGATGGGCAGCCCGACGCCGCCGAGCAGGTGCTCGTGGACGCTCTCGATCTGTTGGACGGCAGCGGTGGTGACGATCAACTAGCCAGGTGGGGACAGTTGCAGCTGGGCTTGGCCCTGGGCCATGCGCGAGCCGGCCGGGCAGGGCAGGCCTGGCGCTACTGGGATTCGGCGGATTCCGTCGCACGTCGGCTGGGTACCGGGTACGTGCACCCGTGGTTGATGTTCGGTTCGGTGGTCGTCGACGCTTTCGGGGTGACTATCGGAATCGACCTTGCACGCCCGGGCGAGGCGGTGCGCCGGGCGACGGGGGTCGATTACTCGGCTTTACCGTCACGGACCCGGCGGTCCGGTGGACTGATCGACGCCGCTCGGGCGCATCTGATGCGACGGGACGAGGTAGCGGTGGTGCATCTTCTGGGCCGGGCCCTGCGCGAGTCGGTAGAAACTGTCCGCCACCAGCCGCACGCCCGGGGCATGGCCATGGAATTGGTAGGGCGAACCGGCGTGGTGGGCGAGGACGCCCGGGAACTCGCGCTGGCGATGGGAATCGATTGGTAG
- a CDS encoding helix-turn-helix domain-containing protein gives MTVDGGAVRVRDDLPIGRRVAQWRARRRMTQQVFADRIGKSKSWVDKVERGARRLDRFSVIHQIAEVLRVDPAELVGAAGSTTPPPGVGSAAPGVEAVRAALACYDIFGVAAVADTGTAPPDVGATTRRVEHAWLAYRHAHYPQLLRMLPDLLTAARRRHAADPVGGAQPLVQVYRIASSVLVKLDETDLAWLAADRAMTVASTAGDPLLAATAAVPLGQTLRAVGHGRLAMSATIAAAHRLDPAGPADDGPPPRLSVYGTLLLQAALAAAECDDAAAVRELTGQAGDVADQIGDGHDHQWSGFGPTAVELARVAAAADLGEAEEAVRRHAALVRRPAWRGLPAEHRAAYLVDVARAALQSGDLVTAGRSLVDADRVASAEVRLRPSARTVVAEVARCAPSAAGVAGLAATLGLTR, from the coding sequence GTGACGGTCGACGGTGGCGCCGTACGGGTCCGTGACGACCTGCCGATCGGTCGCCGGGTGGCGCAGTGGCGGGCCCGGCGGCGGATGACCCAGCAGGTGTTCGCCGACCGGATCGGCAAGTCGAAAAGCTGGGTCGACAAGGTCGAACGCGGTGCCCGCCGGTTGGACAGGTTCTCGGTGATCCACCAGATCGCCGAGGTGCTGCGGGTCGACCCGGCCGAACTCGTCGGCGCGGCCGGGTCGACGACCCCGCCACCGGGAGTCGGTTCGGCGGCGCCCGGGGTGGAGGCGGTGCGCGCCGCCCTCGCCTGCTACGACATCTTCGGCGTTGCTGCCGTCGCCGACACCGGCACGGCACCGCCGGATGTCGGAGCGACCACCCGGCGGGTCGAGCATGCCTGGCTGGCGTACCGGCACGCCCACTACCCGCAGCTGCTGCGAATGCTGCCCGACCTGCTCACCGCCGCGCGGCGGCGGCACGCCGCCGACCCGGTCGGTGGCGCGCAACCGCTGGTGCAGGTGTACCGGATCGCCTCGTCGGTGCTGGTCAAGCTCGACGAAACCGACCTGGCCTGGTTGGCGGCCGACCGGGCGATGACGGTCGCGTCGACCGCCGGTGATCCGCTGCTGGCGGCGACGGCGGCGGTGCCGCTGGGGCAGACGCTGCGGGCGGTGGGCCACGGCAGGTTGGCGATGTCGGCGACGATCGCCGCCGCGCACCGACTCGACCCGGCCGGCCCGGCCGACGACGGTCCGCCGCCGCGGCTGTCGGTGTACGGCACGCTGCTGCTGCAGGCCGCGTTGGCCGCCGCCGAATGCGACGACGCCGCCGCCGTGCGGGAGCTGACCGGGCAGGCCGGAGACGTCGCTGACCAGATCGGCGACGGTCATGACCACCAGTGGAGCGGGTTCGGGCCGACGGCGGTCGAGCTGGCCCGGGTGGCGGCGGCCGCCGACCTCGGCGAGGCGGAAGAAGCGGTACGCCGGCATGCCGCGCTCGTGCGGCGTCCCGCCTGGCGCGGGTTGCCGGCCGAGCACCGGGCGGCGTACCTGGTCGACGTGGCGCGGGCGGCACTGCAGTCCGGTGACCTGGTCACGGCGGGCCGGTCGCTGGTCGACGCCGACCGGGTCGCGTCCGCCGAGGTCCGGCTGCGGCCGTCCGCCCGTACGGTGGTCGCCGAGGTCGCCCGGTGCGCGCCGTCGGCTGCCGGTGTGGCCGGGTTGGCCGCGACGCTCGGGCTGACCCGGTGA